From the genome of Amia ocellicauda isolate fAmiCal2 chromosome 14, fAmiCal2.hap1, whole genome shotgun sequence, one region includes:
- the LOC136768324 gene encoding insulin receptor substrate 1-B isoform X1 has product METPPPEPCCEDVRKCGYLRKQKSMHRRYFVLRAASHRGPARLECYENEKKFRGKSPVPKKALNLETCFNINKRADAKNKHLIVVYTREESFAIAADSEAGQAEWYDAMVELQCKSKSPTECPQYGGPGPGPAFKEVWQVKLWPKGLGQAKSLAGVYRLCLTERTVSFVRLHSEVAAVVLQLLNVRRCGHSENFFFVEVGRSAVTGPGEFWMQVDDAVVAQNMHETLLDAMKALSEEFRQRTKSQSSSANANAAAATGATQASPAPTSSSSASSSSSTTTVSSHPISVPSRRHHSHPHPPPSQVGLPRRPRTDTGGAGGSSSTSPLAKTFPRARTASDSRRARMEEAGGGAQGARGGGSPDRSSSCSTTPKSVRACTPAKTPLGLARATPVPPSAECGAEAASGSPSDYGSSDEYGSSPGEPSPRPPGPPHPLSLSLSLLSSPDDLLPGASAFHQPESDCTSNYIAMGRRSVARQPQQHHHHQTPLSQNPGSQARRVLRRSSSRESEAERRLLSKRASLPPMDLEKLTPGPPGRRPGRGAGDGGGRTVEAEEEDYAVMSRSVSQESFGRRQDSEGGAYMELPSPGMGPRDNGYMSMLPGVTGAGEGGGGDYMAMTPNNSVSPPQQIQAPARHRAPSPAPSPSPSPSLSDGYMMMSPSSSCSPDQRGVGGPGGPSWGADGPRLGGDYMNMSPLSGRSASGAPPAPQPSQPPPKMVFSYYSLPRSYKHVPPAGFEEAGGGEGGRKGRLPSSSSTSGGLSNGTGPPGSRRGPEGGGGRPLFSSCSYSSSSTSSESLGEAGEEAPTQGKGGSGAGARGGPAPSAGGQQWKKPRSRPVSLFVDVSRANTLPRVREAPPPAEPKSPGEYVSIDFRAGALGGLAMPSSSSSSSSSPFSSRPPSSTAVLGGGIHGQRSPSAPPHLHTLTQPRMEPPASEYVNMDLGPPPAVPGYPPTHPTPAMAPLSLPQRRPERGAANGGGKNLASAPTEPPAAFGDYTTMAFSRGPQTPTAASPEPSRGLELDFPPAKGGPNPDQGAKLVRADPQGRRRHGSETFQPLPPPPPPSASSLLPFPDSSRLGLDSAPPEAPSQGPAPGPLPLPAAQAPSCLEQGLNYIDLDLVPKEPPHSGPEGVLPAQLPPRLFSSVLGAGGGPAGLAGGGQAAAVNTYASIDFYKSEELRAQQGQGSGDGTGTTKNLLQTTEC; this is encoded by the exons ATGGAGACCCCGCCGCCCGAGCCGTGCTGCGAGGACGTGCGCAAGTGCGGCTACCTCCGCAAGCAGAAGTCCATGCACCGGCGCTACTTCGTGCTCCGGGCGGCCTCTCACCGGGGCCCGGCCCGCCTGGAGTGCTACGAGAACGAGAAGAAATTCCGGGGCAAGAGCCCGGTGCCCAAGAAAGCCCTGAACCTGGAGACGTGCTTCAACATCAACAAGCGGGCCGACGCCAAGAACAAGCACCTGATCGTGGTCTACACCCGGGAGGAGAGCTTCGCCATCGCGGCGGACAGCGAGGCGGGCCAGGCGGAGTGGTACGATGCCATGGTGGAGCTACAGTGCAAAA GCAAATCCCCCACCGAGTGCCCGCAGTACGGGGGTCCCGGTCCCGGCCCGGCCTTCAAGGAGGTGTGGCAAGTCAAGCTGTGGCCCAAGGGCCTCGGTCAGGCCAAGAGCCTGGCTGGGGTTTACCGGCTGTGCCTGACGGAGCGCACGGTCAGCTTCGTGCGGCTGCACAGTGAGGTGGCGGCCGTGGTGCTGCAGCTGCTCAACGTGCGCCGCTGTGGCCACTCGGAGAACTTCTTCTTCGTGGAGGTGGGCCGCTCGGCCGTCACCGGTCCCGGCGAGTTCTGGATGCAGGTGGACGACGCCGTGGTGGCCCAGAATATGCACGAGACCCTGCTGGACGCCATGAAGGCCCTGAGCGAGGAGTTCCGCCAGCGCACCAAGAGCCAGTCCTCCTCGGCCAACGCCAACGCTGCGGCGGCCACGGGGGCCACCCAGGCCTCCCCcgcccccacctcctcctcctccgcttcctcctcttcctccaccaCCACCGTCTCCTCGCACCCCATCAGCGTACCCTCCCGCCGCCACCACTCGCACCCACACCCGCCCCCCAGCCAGGTGGGCCTGCCCCGGCGCCCGCGCACCGACACCGGAGGGGCTGGCGGCAGTAGCAGCACCTCCCCCCTGGCCAAAACCTTCCCCCGGGCGCGGACTGCCAGTGACAGTAGGCGGGCCAGGATGGAGGAGGCGGGCGGCGGGGCCCAGGGGGCACGAGGAGGTGGGTCCCCCGACCGGTCTAGCTCCTGCTCCACCACCCCTAAGTCCGTGCGGGCGTGCACCCCCGCCAAGACCCCCCTAGGCCTGGCCCGAGCCACCCCCGTGCCCCCCTCCGCCGAGtgcggggcggaggcggcctcGGGGTCCCCCAGCGACTACGGCTCTTCGGACGAGTACGGCTCCAGCCCGGGCGAGCCGTCCCCTCGCCCCCCCGGACCCCCGCAcccgctctccctctccctgtccctcctctcctcccccgATGACCTCCTCCCGGGGGCGTCGGCCTTCCACCAGCCAGAGTCCGACTGCACCTCCAACTACATCGCCATGGGCCGGCGCTCTGTGGCCCGGCAGCCACagcagcaccaccaccaccagactCCACTGAGCCAGAACCCGGGCTCCCAGGCCCGCCGGGTCCTGCGGCGCTCCTCGAGCCGAGAGAGCGAGGCGGAGCGCCGGCTGCTGAGCAAGAGGGCCTCCCTGCCCCCCATGGACCTGGAGAAGCTCACCCCCGGCCCCCCAGGGAGGAGGCCGGGCCGGGGTGCGGGGGACGGGGGCGGGAGGACAgtggaggcggaggaggaggactaCGCTGTGATGTCGCGCAGCGTCAGCCAAGAGTCCTTCGGCCGGCGCCAGGACTCGGAGGGTGGGGCCTACATGGAGCTGCCCAGCCCGGGGATGGGGCCTCGGGACAACGGCTACATGAGCATGCTGCCCGGGGTGACCGGCGCcggggagggggggggcggCGACTACATGGCCATGACCCCCAACAACAGTGTGTCCCCCCCCCAGCAGATCCAGGCCCCCGCCCGGCACCGTGCCCCCTCGCCAGCGCCCTCCCCGTCCCCCTCGCCCTCCCTGTCAGATGGCTACATGATGATGTCGCCGAGCAGCAGCTGCTCACCCGACCAGCGCGGGGTTGGGGGGCCGGGAGGCCCGTCCTGGGGGGCCGACGGGCCACGGCTGGGCGGAGACTACATGAACATGTCACCCCTGAGCGGCCGCTCTGCCTCAGGGGCCCCGCCGGCCCCGCAGCCCtcccagcccccacccaagatgGTGTTCTCCTACTACTCCCTGCCCCGCTCCTACAAGCATGTCCCCCCCGCCGGCTTCGAGGAGGCGGGCGGAGGGGAGGGCGGGAGGAAAGGGAGGCTCCCGTCGTCGTCGTCCACGTCTGGGGGGCTCAGCAACGGCACGGGCCCCCCCGGTAGTCGGCGGGGCccggaggggggtggggggcggcCCCTGTTCTCCTCCTGCTCCTACTCCTCCAGCTCCACCAGCAGCGAGAGCCTGGGCGAGGCCGGGGAGGAAGCCCCGAcccaggggaagggagggagcgGGGCTGGGGCCCGGGGTGGCCCCGCCCCCTCCGCGGGTGGCCAGCAGTGGAAGAAGCCGCGCAGCCGGCCGGTCAGTCTGTTCGTGGACGTGTCCCGGGCCAACACCCTCCCCAGAGTGCGGGAGGCGCCACCGCCCGCCGAGCCTAAGAGCCCGGGGGAGTACGTCAGCATCGACTTCAGAGCCGGGGCACTGGGGGGCCTGGCCATgccctcgtcctcctcctcgtcctcctcctctcccttctCCTCCAGGCCGCCCTCCTCCACCGCGGTCCTGGGGGGCGGGATCCATGGCCAGCGCAGCCCCTCCGCCCCACCCCACCTCCACACCCTAACCCAACCCCGCATGGAGCCCCCGGCCTCTGAGTACGTCAACATGGACCTGGGCCCCCCCCCAGCAGTGCCCGGCTACCCGCCCACCCATCCCACCCCGGCCATGGCCCCCCTGTCCCTGCCGCAGCGCCGGCCCGAGCGGGGCGCAGCGAACGGGGGCGGGAAGAACTTGGCGTCGGCCCCTACGGAGCCCCCCGCAGCGTTCGGGGACTACACCACCATGGCCTTCAGCAGGGGCCCCCAGACGCCCACCGCGGCCTCCCCTGAGCCGAGCCGGGGGCTGGAGTTAGACTTCCCCCCGGCCAAGGGCGGCCCCAACCCAGACCAGGGCGCCAAGCTAGTGAGGGCAGACCCCCAGGGGCGCCGCCGGCACGGCTCCGAGACTTTCCAGCCCTTGCCGCCGCCGCCACCTCCCTCcgcctcctctctcctccccttcCCTGACTCCTCCAGGCTGGGGCTGGACTCCGCGCCCCCTGAGGCCCCCTCTCAGGGCCCGGCTCCCGGGCCACTCCCTTTACCCGCGGCCCAGGCTCCCTCCTGTCTGGAACAAGGCCTCAACTACATTGACCTAGACCTGGTGCCGAAGGAGCCCCCCCACAGTGGCCCCGAGGGAGTCCTGCCGGCGCAGCTGCCCCCCCGTCTCTTCTCCTCCGTCCTGGGGGCCGGTGGGGGCCCGGCGGGGCTGGCAGGGGGCGGCCAGGCGGCGGCTGTCAACACCTACGCCAGCATCGACTTCTACAAGTCCGAGGAGCTGAGAGCGCAGCAGGGCCAGGGCAGTGGAGACGGCACAGGTACGACCAAAAACCTCCTCCAgaccacag agtgttga
- the LOC136768324 gene encoding insulin receptor substrate 1 isoform X2: protein METPPPEPCCEDVRKCGYLRKQKSMHRRYFVLRAASHRGPARLECYENEKKFRGKSPVPKKALNLETCFNINKRADAKNKHLIVVYTREESFAIAADSEAGQAEWYDAMVELQCKSKSPTECPQYGGPGPGPAFKEVWQVKLWPKGLGQAKSLAGVYRLCLTERTVSFVRLHSEVAAVVLQLLNVRRCGHSENFFFVEVGRSAVTGPGEFWMQVDDAVVAQNMHETLLDAMKALSEEFRQRTKSQSSSANANAAAATGATQASPAPTSSSSASSSSSTTTVSSHPISVPSRRHHSHPHPPPSQVGLPRRPRTDTGGAGGSSSTSPLAKTFPRARTASDSRRARMEEAGGGAQGARGGGSPDRSSSCSTTPKSVRACTPAKTPLGLARATPVPPSAECGAEAASGSPSDYGSSDEYGSSPGEPSPRPPGPPHPLSLSLSLLSSPDDLLPGASAFHQPESDCTSNYIAMGRRSVARQPQQHHHHQTPLSQNPGSQARRVLRRSSSRESEAERRLLSKRASLPPMDLEKLTPGPPGRRPGRGAGDGGGRTVEAEEEDYAVMSRSVSQESFGRRQDSEGGAYMELPSPGMGPRDNGYMSMLPGVTGAGEGGGGDYMAMTPNNSVSPPQQIQAPARHRAPSPAPSPSPSPSLSDGYMMMSPSSSCSPDQRGVGGPGGPSWGADGPRLGGDYMNMSPLSGRSASGAPPAPQPSQPPPKMVFSYYSLPRSYKHVPPAGFEEAGGGEGGRKGRLPSSSSTSGGLSNGTGPPGSRRGPEGGGGRPLFSSCSYSSSSTSSESLGEAGEEAPTQGKGGSGAGARGGPAPSAGGQQWKKPRSRPVSLFVDVSRANTLPRVREAPPPAEPKSPGEYVSIDFRAGALGGLAMPSSSSSSSSSPFSSRPPSSTAVLGGGIHGQRSPSAPPHLHTLTQPRMEPPASEYVNMDLGPPPAVPGYPPTHPTPAMAPLSLPQRRPERGAANGGGKNLASAPTEPPAAFGDYTTMAFSRGPQTPTAASPEPSRGLELDFPPAKGGPNPDQGAKLVRADPQGRRRHGSETFQPLPPPPPPSASSLLPFPDSSRLGLDSAPPEAPSQGPAPGPLPLPAAQAPSCLEQGLNYIDLDLVPKEPPHSGPEGVLPAQLPPRLFSSVLGAGGGPAGLAGGGQAAAVNTYASIDFYKSEELRAQQGQGSGDGTEC, encoded by the exons ATGGAGACCCCGCCGCCCGAGCCGTGCTGCGAGGACGTGCGCAAGTGCGGCTACCTCCGCAAGCAGAAGTCCATGCACCGGCGCTACTTCGTGCTCCGGGCGGCCTCTCACCGGGGCCCGGCCCGCCTGGAGTGCTACGAGAACGAGAAGAAATTCCGGGGCAAGAGCCCGGTGCCCAAGAAAGCCCTGAACCTGGAGACGTGCTTCAACATCAACAAGCGGGCCGACGCCAAGAACAAGCACCTGATCGTGGTCTACACCCGGGAGGAGAGCTTCGCCATCGCGGCGGACAGCGAGGCGGGCCAGGCGGAGTGGTACGATGCCATGGTGGAGCTACAGTGCAAAA GCAAATCCCCCACCGAGTGCCCGCAGTACGGGGGTCCCGGTCCCGGCCCGGCCTTCAAGGAGGTGTGGCAAGTCAAGCTGTGGCCCAAGGGCCTCGGTCAGGCCAAGAGCCTGGCTGGGGTTTACCGGCTGTGCCTGACGGAGCGCACGGTCAGCTTCGTGCGGCTGCACAGTGAGGTGGCGGCCGTGGTGCTGCAGCTGCTCAACGTGCGCCGCTGTGGCCACTCGGAGAACTTCTTCTTCGTGGAGGTGGGCCGCTCGGCCGTCACCGGTCCCGGCGAGTTCTGGATGCAGGTGGACGACGCCGTGGTGGCCCAGAATATGCACGAGACCCTGCTGGACGCCATGAAGGCCCTGAGCGAGGAGTTCCGCCAGCGCACCAAGAGCCAGTCCTCCTCGGCCAACGCCAACGCTGCGGCGGCCACGGGGGCCACCCAGGCCTCCCCcgcccccacctcctcctcctccgcttcctcctcttcctccaccaCCACCGTCTCCTCGCACCCCATCAGCGTACCCTCCCGCCGCCACCACTCGCACCCACACCCGCCCCCCAGCCAGGTGGGCCTGCCCCGGCGCCCGCGCACCGACACCGGAGGGGCTGGCGGCAGTAGCAGCACCTCCCCCCTGGCCAAAACCTTCCCCCGGGCGCGGACTGCCAGTGACAGTAGGCGGGCCAGGATGGAGGAGGCGGGCGGCGGGGCCCAGGGGGCACGAGGAGGTGGGTCCCCCGACCGGTCTAGCTCCTGCTCCACCACCCCTAAGTCCGTGCGGGCGTGCACCCCCGCCAAGACCCCCCTAGGCCTGGCCCGAGCCACCCCCGTGCCCCCCTCCGCCGAGtgcggggcggaggcggcctcGGGGTCCCCCAGCGACTACGGCTCTTCGGACGAGTACGGCTCCAGCCCGGGCGAGCCGTCCCCTCGCCCCCCCGGACCCCCGCAcccgctctccctctccctgtccctcctctcctcccccgATGACCTCCTCCCGGGGGCGTCGGCCTTCCACCAGCCAGAGTCCGACTGCACCTCCAACTACATCGCCATGGGCCGGCGCTCTGTGGCCCGGCAGCCACagcagcaccaccaccaccagactCCACTGAGCCAGAACCCGGGCTCCCAGGCCCGCCGGGTCCTGCGGCGCTCCTCGAGCCGAGAGAGCGAGGCGGAGCGCCGGCTGCTGAGCAAGAGGGCCTCCCTGCCCCCCATGGACCTGGAGAAGCTCACCCCCGGCCCCCCAGGGAGGAGGCCGGGCCGGGGTGCGGGGGACGGGGGCGGGAGGACAgtggaggcggaggaggaggactaCGCTGTGATGTCGCGCAGCGTCAGCCAAGAGTCCTTCGGCCGGCGCCAGGACTCGGAGGGTGGGGCCTACATGGAGCTGCCCAGCCCGGGGATGGGGCCTCGGGACAACGGCTACATGAGCATGCTGCCCGGGGTGACCGGCGCcggggagggggggggcggCGACTACATGGCCATGACCCCCAACAACAGTGTGTCCCCCCCCCAGCAGATCCAGGCCCCCGCCCGGCACCGTGCCCCCTCGCCAGCGCCCTCCCCGTCCCCCTCGCCCTCCCTGTCAGATGGCTACATGATGATGTCGCCGAGCAGCAGCTGCTCACCCGACCAGCGCGGGGTTGGGGGGCCGGGAGGCCCGTCCTGGGGGGCCGACGGGCCACGGCTGGGCGGAGACTACATGAACATGTCACCCCTGAGCGGCCGCTCTGCCTCAGGGGCCCCGCCGGCCCCGCAGCCCtcccagcccccacccaagatgGTGTTCTCCTACTACTCCCTGCCCCGCTCCTACAAGCATGTCCCCCCCGCCGGCTTCGAGGAGGCGGGCGGAGGGGAGGGCGGGAGGAAAGGGAGGCTCCCGTCGTCGTCGTCCACGTCTGGGGGGCTCAGCAACGGCACGGGCCCCCCCGGTAGTCGGCGGGGCccggaggggggtggggggcggcCCCTGTTCTCCTCCTGCTCCTACTCCTCCAGCTCCACCAGCAGCGAGAGCCTGGGCGAGGCCGGGGAGGAAGCCCCGAcccaggggaagggagggagcgGGGCTGGGGCCCGGGGTGGCCCCGCCCCCTCCGCGGGTGGCCAGCAGTGGAAGAAGCCGCGCAGCCGGCCGGTCAGTCTGTTCGTGGACGTGTCCCGGGCCAACACCCTCCCCAGAGTGCGGGAGGCGCCACCGCCCGCCGAGCCTAAGAGCCCGGGGGAGTACGTCAGCATCGACTTCAGAGCCGGGGCACTGGGGGGCCTGGCCATgccctcgtcctcctcctcgtcctcctcctctcccttctCCTCCAGGCCGCCCTCCTCCACCGCGGTCCTGGGGGGCGGGATCCATGGCCAGCGCAGCCCCTCCGCCCCACCCCACCTCCACACCCTAACCCAACCCCGCATGGAGCCCCCGGCCTCTGAGTACGTCAACATGGACCTGGGCCCCCCCCCAGCAGTGCCCGGCTACCCGCCCACCCATCCCACCCCGGCCATGGCCCCCCTGTCCCTGCCGCAGCGCCGGCCCGAGCGGGGCGCAGCGAACGGGGGCGGGAAGAACTTGGCGTCGGCCCCTACGGAGCCCCCCGCAGCGTTCGGGGACTACACCACCATGGCCTTCAGCAGGGGCCCCCAGACGCCCACCGCGGCCTCCCCTGAGCCGAGCCGGGGGCTGGAGTTAGACTTCCCCCCGGCCAAGGGCGGCCCCAACCCAGACCAGGGCGCCAAGCTAGTGAGGGCAGACCCCCAGGGGCGCCGCCGGCACGGCTCCGAGACTTTCCAGCCCTTGCCGCCGCCGCCACCTCCCTCcgcctcctctctcctccccttcCCTGACTCCTCCAGGCTGGGGCTGGACTCCGCGCCCCCTGAGGCCCCCTCTCAGGGCCCGGCTCCCGGGCCACTCCCTTTACCCGCGGCCCAGGCTCCCTCCTGTCTGGAACAAGGCCTCAACTACATTGACCTAGACCTGGTGCCGAAGGAGCCCCCCCACAGTGGCCCCGAGGGAGTCCTGCCGGCGCAGCTGCCCCCCCGTCTCTTCTCCTCCGTCCTGGGGGCCGGTGGGGGCCCGGCGGGGCTGGCAGGGGGCGGCCAGGCGGCGGCTGTCAACACCTACGCCAGCATCGACTTCTACAAGTCCGAGGAGCTGAGAGCGCAGCAGGGCCAGGGCAGTGGAGACGGCACAG agtgttga